A window of Tautonia plasticadhaerens contains these coding sequences:
- a CDS encoding alpha/beta fold hydrolase translates to MALMVLLSSGCGVGALRSHDPEAAARALAVDEAERQRFAALQFLTSGPGRPDLLLELAGLADRIGERSEQRGLPDALAWARDGASYSWFAARDAATVGRPPPWFEHARDLHNRSVLRCLRLAEADEPGRDPAWGDRLASVGIVVDPSATLGTGGTADQLLIAADHPPPRHLTPYRRPGWGVPLIAGRRGWAGRSPTDAFFPTRLQVPATALLVPTGDPDGGRWRDRPSSLVLVDPVDEAGVPIAPGLILPLAGDLTAPLQDQARRSWPDGLGWLGVFDPDRLAPAIGVYLTRPYDPGKIPVVLIHGLYSSPLTWVAMLNELQADPVLRSRYQFWVAFYPTGYPIPYSSSRIRERLRALRRAFDPEQDDSAFDRMVVVGHSMGGLVARSLILDPGDALSRAVFARPPDELDLAPMPQAALRAMFRTTPEPAIRRAIFLATPHRGSRLASRLLGRIGSLLVRRGKAIEGLFASIRDRYGLDALRPFFRGRSITGIDNLKWDNPLLRASASAQTASGVPYHSIIGVLPGTSFGRPGRGTDGVVGFTSAHLDGAASELVVPHHHMLTRLPEVIAEVRRILLLHLAEADAPAPIAGRLTPVPPLLR, encoded by the coding sequence ATGGCCCTGATGGTCCTGCTGTCGAGCGGCTGCGGGGTGGGGGCCCTCCGATCGCACGACCCGGAGGCGGCGGCCCGGGCCCTGGCCGTCGACGAGGCCGAACGCCAGCGGTTCGCCGCACTGCAGTTCCTCACCTCGGGGCCGGGCAGGCCGGACCTGCTGCTGGAGCTGGCCGGGCTCGCCGACCGGATCGGCGAACGGTCCGAGCAGCGGGGGCTCCCCGATGCCCTGGCCTGGGCCCGAGACGGCGCCTCCTACTCCTGGTTCGCCGCGCGGGACGCCGCGACCGTCGGCCGCCCTCCCCCCTGGTTCGAGCACGCCAGGGACCTGCACAACCGATCGGTCCTCCGATGCCTCCGGCTGGCCGAGGCCGACGAGCCGGGGCGCGACCCGGCCTGGGGGGATCGCCTGGCCTCGGTGGGGATCGTCGTCGACCCCTCCGCCACGCTCGGGACCGGGGGGACGGCCGACCAGCTCCTGATCGCCGCCGACCACCCCCCCCCTCGCCACCTGACCCCCTACCGCCGGCCCGGCTGGGGCGTCCCCCTGATCGCCGGCCGACGGGGGTGGGCGGGCCGGTCGCCGACGGACGCCTTCTTCCCGACCCGGCTCCAGGTGCCCGCCACCGCCCTGCTCGTCCCGACGGGAGATCCCGACGGCGGCCGGTGGCGGGACCGGCCGTCCTCGCTGGTGCTGGTCGATCCGGTCGACGAGGCCGGGGTGCCGATCGCCCCCGGCCTGATCCTGCCCCTCGCCGGGGACCTGACCGCCCCGCTCCAGGACCAGGCCCGGCGCTCCTGGCCCGACGGCCTGGGATGGCTCGGCGTCTTCGACCCCGACCGGCTCGCCCCGGCCATCGGCGTCTACCTGACCCGCCCCTACGACCCGGGCAAGATCCCGGTCGTCCTGATCCACGGGCTCTATTCCAGCCCCCTGACCTGGGTCGCCATGCTCAACGAGCTGCAGGCAGACCCGGTCCTCCGCTCCCGGTACCAGTTCTGGGTCGCCTTCTACCCCACCGGCTACCCGATCCCCTACTCCTCCTCCCGGATCCGGGAGCGGCTCCGGGCCCTCCGCCGGGCGTTCGACCCCGAGCAGGACGACTCGGCCTTCGACCGGATGGTCGTGGTCGGCCACAGCATGGGGGGGCTGGTGGCGAGGTCCCTGATCCTCGACCCGGGCGACGCCCTCAGCCGGGCCGTCTTCGCCCGGCCACCGGACGAGCTGGACCTGGCGCCGATGCCGCAGGCGGCCCTGCGGGCGATGTTCCGGACGACCCCCGAGCCGGCGATCCGACGCGCCATCTTCCTCGCCACGCCGCACCGGGGGAGCCGCCTGGCCAGCCGACTCCTCGGGCGGATCGGCTCGCTCCTGGTCCGGCGGGGGAAGGCGATCGAGGGGCTATTCGCCTCGATCCGGGACCGATACGGGCTGGACGCCCTCCGCCCCTTCTTCCGGGGGCGGTCGATCACCGGCATCGACAACCTGAAGTGGGACAACCCGCTGCTCCGGGCCTCGGCCTCGGCCCAGACGGCCTCGGGCGTCCCCTACCACTCGATCATCGGCGTGCTGCCCGGCACGAGCTTCGGCCGGCCGGGCCGGGGGACCGACGGCGTCGTCGGCTTCAC